A stretch of Dehalococcoidales bacterium DNA encodes these proteins:
- a CDS encoding molybdenum cofactor biosynthesis protein MoaE — MIAVTGKALSPEEIITATKTSDSGCVATYVGLIRDNNRDKMVEYVEYIDRGQDSVKILRSIVEEAKKKFPINDMSLVHRTGKLNVGDINLVIAVAAGHRQEALAACSFAVDEFKARLPTDKQEKYLDGTTNYAF; from the coding sequence ATGATAGCTGTGACTGGTAAAGCCTTATCGCCTGAAGAAATAATAACCGCCACCAAGACTTCAGATTCCGGCTGTGTCGCCACCTATGTCGGTCTGATACGAGACAATAACCGGGATAAAATGGTTGAATATGTAGAATATATTGATCGCGGCCAAGACTCTGTGAAAATACTCCGGTCCATTGTTGAAGAAGCAAAAAAGAAGTTCCCCATCAACGATATGTCACTGGTACACCGAACTGGCAAGCTCAATGTGGGTGATATCAACCTGGTTATTGCAGTAGCCGCCGGTCACCGTCAGGAAGCCTTGGCAGCATGCTCATTTGCAGTGGATGAGTTTAAGGCCAGGCTCCCCACCGATAAACAGGAAAAATACCTTGATGGTACTACTAATTACGCCTTTTAA